GTCGATCAGATGCGTGGGCGTTTCGACGTCCAGCTTCATCAGGTCGAGCAAGTTCGTGCCGCCCGCGATGAACTTCGTGTCCCGGCTGCGGGCGGCGGCGGCCGCCGCCTGCGCGGGCGATTGCGCACGCTCGTAGGTGAACGGTTTCATGTTCCCCTCCCGGCGACCTCGGTGATGGCGTCGACGATGTTGGAATAGGCGCCGCAGCGGCAGATGTTGCCGCTCATGCGCTCGCGGAACTCGGCGGCGGTCGCTTGCGGCTGCGCGATGAGGTCGGCCTTGACGTGGCTCGTGATGCCGGCCTTGATCTCGTCGAGCATCGCCACCGCGGAACAGATCTGCCCGGGCGTGCAATAGCCGCACTGGTACCCGTCATGCTTCACGAAGGCGGCCTGCATCGGGTGCAGGTTCGCAGGCGTGCCCAGGCCTTCGATCGTGGTGATGCGGTCGCCTTCGTGCATCACCGCGAGCGTCAGGCAGGCATTGATCCGACGCCCGCCGGCGATCACCGTGCACGCGCCGCACTGGCCGTGATCGCAGCCTT
This portion of the Luteitalea sp. genome encodes:
- the paoA gene encoding aldehyde dehydrogenase iron-sulfur subunit; the encoded protein is MKRPGSLDMTRRELLKVGAASVAATAVPLFAKDQAPATEAPVLSTVSFDVNGKACELELDTRTTLLDALREHLHLTGTKKGCDHGQCGACTVIAGGRRINACLTLAVMHEGDRITTIEGLGTPANLHPMQAAFVKHDGYQCGYCTPGQICSAVAMLDEIKAGITSHVKADLIAQPQATAAEFRERMSGNICRCGAYSNIVDAITEVAGRGT